The proteins below are encoded in one region of Hordeum vulgare subsp. vulgare chromosome 3H, MorexV3_pseudomolecules_assembly, whole genome shotgun sequence:
- the LOC123441480 gene encoding pectinesterase/pectinesterase inhibitor PPE8B-like produces the protein MHADAKGKMLLARDLIVENTAGREAGAAVALRSASKHSVFYRCEFKGYEDTLLADSYCQFYRECVISGTVDFIYGNAKAVFEDCLLLARAPLKGKHNVITAQGRDGPDGSLGFSFQNCRVTSQEDLNGSESETYLGRLWKNHSHVVFMQSFLDTIVHPSGWVAWNKTDGDVPPTVFYSEYGNTGPGANLSKRVPWLHVMDAGQAEHYTVKRFIHGDEWLNATGVVYQPGL, from the coding sequence ATGCATGCAGATGCCAAAGGCAAAATGCTCTTGGCGCGTGACCTCATAGTAGAGAATACGGCGGGCCGGGAAGCTGGTGCAGCGGTGGCTCTCAGGTCAGCCTCCAAACATTCCGTGTTCTATCGCTGCGAGTTCAAGGGATACGAGGACACGCTGCTCGCCGACTCCTACTGCCAGTTCTATCGGGAGTGCGTTATCTCGGGAACGGTGGACTTCATTTACGGCAACGCCAAGGCCGTCTTCGAGGACTGCCTCCTCCTTGCACGTGCCCCGCTGAAAGGAAAACACAATGTTATTACAGCCCAAGGCCGCGATGGTCCTGACGGCTCGTTAGGCTTCTCGTTTCAGAACTGCAGGGTGACATCACAAGAAGATCTCAACGGCTCCGAGTCCGAGACATACCTTGGTAGGCTGTGGAAAAACCACTCGCACGTGGTCTTCATGCAGTCCTTCCTCGACACCATCGTGCACCCTAGCGGATGGGTTGCATGGAACAAAACAGACGGCGACGTCCCGCCTACAGTCTTTTACAGTGAGTACGGGAACACGGGCCCTGGGGCAAACTTGAGCAAGCGTGTGCCCTGGCTCCACGTTATGGACGCCGGTCAAGCTGAGCATTACACGGTGAAGCGATTCATCCATGGGGATGAGTGGCTCAATGCCACCGGAGTCGTTTACCAGCCTGGGCTGTAG